A genomic window from Lotus japonicus ecotype B-129 chromosome 1, LjGifu_v1.2 includes:
- the LOC130734273 gene encoding uncharacterized protein LOC130734273 isoform X2, with translation MARKTSNCAICENSNQASICSICVNYRLNEYTTSLKSLKERRDSLSTKLSEVLVRKGKGDDQTNWRVLQHEKLARLKEKLRHSKEQVAQGRAKIGTMSADLKLKYGVLESALSTLEKNRVEQLEKFYPNLICTQSLGHVAITSERLHKQSVVIKQICKLFPQRRVVIEGETKDGCSGQYDQICNARLPRALDSHSVPSEELSASLGYMVQLLNLVLHNLAAPALHNSGFAGSCSRIWQRDSYWDARPSSRSNEYPLFIPRQNYCSTSGENSWSDKSSSNFGVASMESDRRPRLDSSSSSSFNYSLASSHSVQTHKDLQKGISLLKKSVACVTSYCYNSLCLDVPSEASTFEAFAKLLATLSSSKEVRSVFSLKMARSRYYHGDI, from the exons ATGGCGAGAAAAACCAGCAACTGTGCCATATGCGAGAATTCAAATCAAGCTTCGATATGTTCTATTTGTGTCAACTATAG GTTGAATGAGTATACCACCTCTTTGAAATCACTGAAAGAGCGTCGAGATTCGTTGTCCACGAAATTGAGCGAGGTTCTCGTCCGCAAG GGAAAAGGAGATGATCAAACAAATTGGAGAGTGCTTCAACATGAAAAGCTCGCAAGGTTGAAGGAGAAGCTCCGTCACAGTAAAGAACAAGTTGCTCAAG GAAGAGCTAAGATAGGGACTATGTCTGCGGATCTGAAACTTAAATATGGAGTGCTTGAATCTGCCCTTTCTAcg TTGGAAAAGAATCGAGTGGAACAACTGGAGAAGTTCTACCCTAATCTTATATGCACACAGAGTTTAGGGCAT gtGGCGATTACCTCTGAGCGTCTTCATAAACAGTCTGTGGTCATAAAGCAGATATGCAAGTTATTTCCACAACGCCGG GTGGTTATCGAGGGGGAAACAAAGGATGGTTGTAGCGGTCAATATGATCAAATTTGCAATGCACGCTTACCAAGAGCACTTGATTCCCATTCTGTTCCATCAGAAGAACTTTCTGCTTCTTTGGG ATACATGGTGCAACTTCTAAATCTTGTTCTTCACAACTTGGCTGCCCCAGCACTTCATAACTCAGGTTTTGCG GGTTCTTGCTCTAGAATATGGCAACGGGATTCTTATTGGGATGCACGTCCTTCCTCTAGGAG TAATGAATATCCCCTTTTTATACCTCGCCAAAATTATTGCTCAACTAGTGGGGAAAACTCTTGGTCGGATAAAAGCTCAAGCAACTTCGGTGTTGCATCAATGGAATCTGACAGGAGGCCTCGCCTGGATTCATCTTCGAGTAGTAGCTTtaattattctttagcttctTCACATTCGGTTCAGACACACAAAGATCTGCAGAAAGGAATTTCACTTTTAAAGAAAAGTGTAGCATGTGTCACATCTTACTGTTATAACTCCCTATGCTTGGATGTCCCTTCTGAGGCATCTACGTTTGAAGCATTTGCGAAGTTATTGGCTACACTCTCATCATCCAAGGAAGTCCGATCTGTTTTTTCCTTGAAAATGGCTCGCTCTAGGTATTACCATGGAGATATTTGA